A single genomic interval of Spinacia oleracea cultivar Varoflay chromosome 6, BTI_SOV_V1, whole genome shotgun sequence harbors:
- the LOC110786340 gene encoding uncharacterized protein, producing MIICSWNVRGLNAPSKVVEVRRFLQKNKIDVVALVETRVRDNNIKKIQTKLGGEWKWEMNYSYSPKGRIWVGWRHSLVTYQVVNKTDQFIHGVICTKAGLTTFEFTAVYGLHTIDHRKPLWVDLDNIASTVSKPWLLMGDFNSVLYSGDRINGSQVQDSETRDFEGCIDAAGLAELKSCGHFFSWSNKGQGDMRISSRIDRALGCAAWHTVFDGAVVDYLNPGISDHSPLVLTCNAEDHSKGRPFRFFNYMADHPSFTQVVQDGWKVNIHGTAMYQVWQKLKCVKQGLKTLHKKEFARLEERIDNIRTDLDGIQHLLAATPTDSELQVNEKKQLELLKKFLGI from the coding sequence ATGATAATATGCTCATGGAATGTGAGGGGGCTTAATGCTCCTTCAAAGGTGGTGGAGGTGAGGAGATTTTTGCAGAAGAATAAAATAGATGTTGTAGCTTTGGTGGAGACTAGGGTTAGAGACAATAATATCAAGAAAATCCAGACTAAACTTGGAGGTGAGTGGAAGTGGGAAATGAATTATTCCTACTCTCCTAAAGGCAGAATTTGGGTTGGTTGGAGACATAGTTTGGTTACTTATCAGGTAGTGAATAAAACAGATCAGTTTATTCATGGAGTCATTTGCACTAAGGCTGGCTTAACTACTTTTGAATTTACTGCTGTCTATGGACTTCACACTATAGATCATAGAAAACCATTGTGGGTTGATTTGGATAACATTGCAAGCACTGTGAGTAAGCCTTGGCTGCTTATGGGGGATTTCAATTCTGTTTTATATTCTGGGGACAGGATTAATGGTAGTCAAGTTCAAGATAGTGAAACAAGGGATTTTGAGGGGTGTATTGATGCTGCTGGTTTGGCTGAACTGAAGAGTTGTGGACACTTCTTCTCCTGGAGTAATAAAGGGCAAGGGGATATGAGAATCAGTTCTAGAATTGATAGAGCTTTAGGGTGTGCTGCTTGGCATACAGTGTTTGATGGTGCTGTTGTGGATTATCTTAACCCAGGAATTTCTGACCATTCTCCTCTTGTTCTCACTTGTAATGCAGAGGATCATTCTAAAGGGAGGCCTTTTAGGTTCTTCAACTATATGGCTGACCACCCTAGCTTTACTCAAGTGGTCCAAGATGGCTGGAAGGTTAATATTCATGGCACTGCAATGTACCAGGTGTGGCAAAAGTTGAAATGTGTTAAGCAGGGTTTGAAAACTTTACACAAGAAGGAGTTTGCAAGGCTTGAGGAAAGAATTGACAATATTAGAACTGATCTTGATGGCATCCAACATCTGCTGGCTGCTACTCCCACTGACTCTGAGTTACAGGTGAATGAAAAGAAACAGTTAGAGTTGCTGAAAAAGTTTCTAGGAATTTAG